A window of Candidatus Hydrogenedentota bacterium genomic DNA:
GCACCACCTCAGCCAGTCCCTCCAGACCGGGTACTTCCTCGCCTACACCCCCTTCCCCACGGTTCACTGGATTCTCTGAGCAGCAAGTGATTGGGAGTGGTTCAGCCTCGCTGAACCGCTCCCAATCTTCATCCTTCCACTATCCCCTTCCTCATCCGCCCCAAGACCTCCGCCGTTTTTGTCGGCGTTGTCAACAGTTTTCCGCTACGTCAAAAGTAGCATTGCTACGCCAAAAGTAGCGCCTTCGGGACGAGAGCGAAGTTCGGCGGACACGAACAAGCCCTTGACGCCCGAACAGGGCGTTGCGTGAACCCCGAGAGGCAAGCCTTCCGCCGAACGGCCTCTCGGGGTTCTTCATTTTTTCGACCCGAAGGAGACCGGCATGACGAAGGCGAACGGACGAGACGGCAGGCGCGGGCGCGGCGGACGCCGCGGCAAGCCCGCCCGCCGCATCCCCGGCGCGCCGAAGCAGATGCTGCTTCCGTGGCGGCAGGAACTGACGGCGGACGACCTCGTCTCGATCCGCGTGGCGGCCCGCGGACTCGCCGGGCGCCACGGCTACAGCCGGTCCGATTTCGAGGACATCGCGCAGGACCTCGCGCTGCACGTGATCGAACGCATGGGCGAATACGACCCGGGCCGCGGCGCGTGGAGCACCTTCCTGAAGCGAATGCTGCGCAACAAGATTTCCCACCTTATCGAGTACCGCACCTTCCAGAAACGGGACTACCGCAAATGCATTCCCCTGCAGCCATGAACCCGGCCTATGCCGTCGAGGACCCCCGGTGCGCCCCGGAGCGGCTCTATCTCCGCATCGATATCGAGACCGCCGCGGACGCTTTGCCCGAGGAACTGGGAACGTTCTTCGCGGCGCTCGCGCGGACGGGCGAACTGCGCGCGGCGGCGCGCGAGGCGGGCGTGTCCCTGGTGAAGGCGCGCGAATTCCGTCTGCGTATCCAGTCCGTCTTTCTGGAAATGGGTCTGGGCATGTACCGGGGGCCTTAATCCTCCTCGCATCTCGTCTCCTGTTTTCAACCCCGGCAAACAACGAAGGAATCATCAACCATGAAACTCACCGACGTAACGACGGGCCGCAGGGCGCGCCCGCAGAAGGTCATGATCTACGGGGTGGAGGGCATCGGCAAGAGCACCTTCGCCTCGCAGTTTCCCAACCCCATCTTTCTGGATGTCGAGGACCGCACGGCGCACCTGGACATCCACCGCCTCATTCCCAAGAACTGGAACCAGATGCAGGCCGCGCTCCAGTCGCTCTACGACGAGGAGCACGGTTACCAGACCGTCGTGGTGGACACGGCGGACTGGGCGGAGATGCTCGCGGCGCAGGACGTGTGCGAGCGGTTCAACAAGTCCGGCATCGAGGACTTCGGGTACGGCAAGGGATTCCAGTACGTGCGCGAATCCGTGCAGGGCATGCTCTGGGCGCTGCACAACCTCCAGTACAAGCACGGCATGCACGTGGTCGTCGCGGCGCACGCGCGCATCCGCAAGTTCGACGATCCGCCTTCGAATGCGGAATGCGGATTTCGGAATGCGGAATTAGGAGTGCTTCCGGGCGGTCAGGATGGAGGCGATGATGATGGAGAGGATTTCGTCAGCCTCCTTCATGAGGGGTTCAAGTAGTCGCCTTTCCATGATGGACGAATCGACGAGCAGTTCCATCCAATAGATGCACTCGTCGCATTCTTCTTCCACGATGCCCAGTTTGGCGATGAAGTCGGCGGTAGACCTGGCACGGCAGGCGGCGCAGTAATTTGCGCCGACTGAGGTCCCGCAGCGCAAGAGCTGCTTGCCAATCACATCTGCCGTACGCCCCGATGGCAGCGATTCACACAACCGAATCACCCGTAACGCAAACGCCCGCGTCCGTTTCTTGAGATCGTCTTTCCCGTCCATGGTGGCATCTTAACATTCTGCATTCCGAAATCCGAATTCCGCAATCGAGTGGACATTCTGGATTGGAACGATCGCATCGAAGACGACGGCTCCGGCGAATTCACGATCCTGCCGCCGGGCGAATACGCCTTCAAGGTCACCGGCTTCGAGAAACAGCACAGCAACAACAGCCAGGCGCCGATGGCGAAGGTGACGCTCGAAGTCGAGCACGACGGCGAACTCGTCAACGTGTTCGACTACCTCGTGCTCACGAAAAAGGCGGAATGGAAGCTGTGCTCGTTCTTCCGCTGCCTGGGCCTCAAGAAGCACGGCGAGCCGTTCGTGATGCAGTGGAACCGCGTCGTGGGCGCGACGGGCCGCGCCAAACTGCACGTCGAGAAGTACACGAAGAAGGACGGCACTGCGGGCGAATCCAACAAGGTGAAGCAGTACCTCGACGCGCCCGCGGGCCGCGCGGCCGCGCCTTCCGCCGCACCCCCGCCTTCCAAGCCCGTCGCGTATGCCAACCATCCCGACGAAGACGACGACGGACTGATCTGAGGAGGACCGCGCCATGAAGATCATCGAACTGCATGTGGAAAACTTCAAACGCCTGAAGGCGGTCACCATCCGCTCCGGCGAGAACAACGTCGTCGAGATTTCCG
This region includes:
- a CDS encoding sigma factor — translated: MTKANGRDGRRGRGGRRGKPARRIPGAPKQMLLPWRQELTADDLVSIRVAARGLAGRHGYSRSDFEDIAQDLALHVIERMGEYDPGRGAWSTFLKRMLRNKISHLIEYRTFQKRDYRKCIPLQP
- a CDS encoding ATP-binding protein codes for the protein MKLTDVTTGRRARPQKVMIYGVEGIGKSTFASQFPNPIFLDVEDRTAHLDIHRLIPKNWNQMQAALQSLYDEEHGYQTVVVDTADWAEMLAAQDVCERFNKSGIEDFGYGKGFQYVRESVQGMLWALHNLQYKHGMHVVVAAHARIRKFDDPPSNAECGFRNAELGVLPGGQDGGDDDGEDFVSLLHEGFK
- a CDS encoding four helix bundle protein encodes the protein MDGKDDLKKRTRAFALRVIRLCESLPSGRTADVIGKQLLRCGTSVGANYCAACRARSTADFIAKLGIVEEECDECIYWMELLVDSSIMERRLLEPLMKEADEILSIIIASILTARKHS
- a CDS encoding DUF669 domain-containing protein; translation: MDILDWNDRIEDDGSGEFTILPPGEYAFKVTGFEKQHSNNSQAPMAKVTLEVEHDGELVNVFDYLVLTKKAEWKLCSFFRCLGLKKHGEPFVMQWNRVVGATGRAKLHVEKYTKKDGTAGESNKVKQYLDAPAGRAAAPSAAPPPSKPVAYANHPDEDDDGLI